From one Mytilus edulis chromosome 1, xbMytEdul2.2, whole genome shotgun sequence genomic stretch:
- the LOC139487606 gene encoding protein wech-like: protein MATSSQSCGVCDLRHITKPSIVWCTECDEGLCTECQEHHGLSKASRRHKVIPIIEYQKLPPDVLKITQYCSKHDEKFQIYCKKHECPCCSKCIVESHSECRDIVNLDDVIHNVKTSNALCEIEETLVEVAENLQKVRQHIQDNRSNLKDKRMELEKEIKKTRIMINHHLDKLQEDFLKQLFEVEEKDNSKICQLVSSLEIKEKEIAEYQRNVSNIKQHATDLQLFLSMKQIEKDVNSKDKFLHSLVANEGQLSLSFKINASIKNIMSDIKSFGEVHIEAKPYDIVLIEKKAQQAQMMIQSRSIENLKLTLHETINIYGGGISGCCILPDGRMAFTFYYDQTVNVFSDKGLQDFEVKLPIRPFGIVYISEDNTLAVTSESSKCITIIDVERKQIKKTISLDSFSYGIALTDNRLIYSGGNKGIRMINLNDESTSDIVRDKMPSYCYIATFKDKLYHTNSGKNTVTCYNLQGQLQWKFQNEGVLQKPQGIDVDNDGNVYVVGSDSHNVVVISPDGTRHREIMTASDGLKYPMSVHYSGFKNQLLVANWKNNAHLFSFI from the coding sequence ATGGCGACATCCTCTCAAAGTTGTGGAGTTTGTGACCTCCGTCACATCACAAAACCATCCATAGTCTGGTGTACAGAATGTGACGAGGGACTCTGTACAGAATGCCAGGAACATCATGGTCTGTCTAAAGCATCCAGAAGACATAAAGTGATTCCTATTATTGAATACCAGAAATTACCACCCGATGTTCTTAAAATTACTCAGTATTGTAGCAAACACGATGAAAAGTTTCAAATTTATTGCAAGAAGCATGAATGTCCCTGCTGCAGCAAGTGCATAGTTGAAAGCCATTCAGAATGTCGGGATATCGTAAATTTAGATGACGTCATTCATAATGTCAAAACCTCCAATGCCTTGTGCGAGATAGAGGAAACATTAGTTGAAGTTGCAGAAAATCTACAAAAAGTTCGTCAGCATATACAAGACAATCGATCGAATTTGAAAGATAAGAGAATggaattagaaaaagaaataaagaagacCCGAATAATGATCAACCACCATCTCGACAAACTACAAGAAGATTTTCTGAAACAACTCTTTGAGGTCGAAGAAAAAGATAACTCGAAAATTTGTCAATTAGTTTCATCCTTAGAGATAAAGGAAAAAGAAATAGCAGAATACCAGAGAAATGTTTCGAACATCAAGCAACATGCGACGGACCTTCAGTTGTTTCTTTCAATGAAGCAGATAGAAAAAGACGTAAATAGCAAAGATAAATTCCTACACTCGCTTGTAGCAAACGAGGGGCAACTATCTCTTTCATTTAAGATCAATGCCTCTATCAAAAATATCATGTCCGATATAAAAAGTTTTGGAGAAGTGCATATTGAAGCGAAACCGTACGATATTGTTCTAATCGAGAAAAAGGCTCAACAAGCCCAAATGATGATACAATCAAGATCCATTGAAAATTTGAAACTAACTTTACACGAGACAATTAACATTTATGGAGGAGGCATATCCGGATGTTGCATTCTGCCGGATGGTAGAATGGCGTTTACTTTCTACTATGATCAGACAGTGAACGTATTTAGCGACAAAGGATTACAAGACTTTGAGGTGAAGTTGCCCATTAGACCTTTTGGTATAGTATACATAAGTGAGGACAATACATTAGCTGTTACATCTGAGTCATCAAAGTGTATTACCATTATAGACGTGGAGAGGAAACAAATCAAGAAAACCATTTCACTTGATTCGTTCAGTTATGGCATAGCACTAACAGATAATCGATTGATTTATTCCGGTGGAAACAAAGGTATACGAATGATCAATCTCAACGACGAATCTACAAGTGACATAGTTCGGGACAAAATGCCATCTTACTGTTACATTGCAACTTTTaaggacaaattatatcacaCAAATAGTGGAAAAAATACAGTTACGTGTTATAATCTACAAGGTCAACTAcaatggaaatttcaaaatgaagGCGTTCTGCAGAAACCTCAGGGTATTGATGTAGACAATGATGGCAATGTGTACGTAGTGGGGAGTGATTCACACAACGTTGTAGTTATCTCCCCTGATGGAACACGCCATAGAGAAATAATGACAGCAAGTGATGGTCTAAAATATCCTATGTCAGTTCATTATAGTGGTTTTAAGAATCAGTTGTTAGTCGCGAACTGGAAAAACAACGCTCATTTGTTTAGTTTTATCTGA